In bacterium, one DNA window encodes the following:
- the rplT gene encoding 50S ribosomal protein L20, giving the protein MARVKRASNSRTRHRKVLAKAKGYRGAKSRSFRAANEQVMKSLQYAYRDRRARKGDFRRLWITRINAAARENGTTYSRLIAGLKAAEFEVDRKMLADIAVNDPATFRQIVELASANRAQ; this is encoded by the coding sequence ATGGCACGAGTCAAGCGCGCGAGCAATTCCCGTACCAGGCATCGGAAGGTCCTGGCCAAGGCCAAGGGCTACCGCGGCGCCAAGAGCCGGAGCTTCCGGGCGGCCAACGAGCAGGTGATGAAGTCCCTGCAGTACGCCTATCGCGACCGGAGGGCGCGCAAGGGCGACTTCCGGAGGCTGTGGATCACCCGTATCAACGCCGCTGCCCGGGAGAACGGCACCACCTATTCGAGGCTGATCGCGGGGCTCAAGGCGGCGGAATTCGAGGTGGACCGGAAGATGCTGGCCGATATCGCGGTCAACGATCCCGCCACCTTTCGCCAGATCGTCGAGTTGGCGTCCGCCAACCGCGCTCAGTAG
- the rpmI gene encoding 50S ribosomal protein L35, with the protein MPKMKSHKGAAKRFKVTGSGRIRRRQSHRGHLRLAKGKDSYRRLKGEADLAKGDEKRVKRLLGM; encoded by the coding sequence ATGCCGAAGATGAAGAGCCACAAGGGCGCCGCCAAGCGTTTCAAGGTGACCGGATCGGGCCGGATCCGGCGCCGCCAGTCGCACCGCGGCCACCTCCGCCTTGCCAAGGGCAAGGACAGCTATCGCCGGCTGAAAGGCGAGGCCGATCTGGCCAAAGGTGACGAGAAGCGGGTCAAGCGCCTGCTCGGAATGTAG